The Candidatus Omnitrophota bacterium genomic sequence TTTGAGTTGAATGAGCCTTGGAAGACTTGCTATGAAGAGGGGATGAAATGGTTGAAAACGAACGAAAAGACGACAATACAGGCGATTCCGGAGGCAAAAGCCCGAAGAAGCTACGTGTGCTTTTGCGCACCTTCGGATGTCAAATGAACGAGTATGATTCAGAACTTGTTCGTTCGATTCTTCTAAAGAAAGACTACGTCTTTGTTGATAGCGAATTTGAAGCCGATATTATCATGCTTAACACATGCTCAGTTAGAGAAAATGCCAATCGAAAGATTTTCGGTCTTATTCATAAAATTCGCCATGACCTGAAAGGAAAATCTGTTTTAATTGGCGTCTTAGGCTGCATGGCTGCTGACAAAAAAGAAGAACTCTTGGCCAAAAAGAATCTTGGTGTTGATTTTATCGCTGGACCCGATAGCTACAAAAAACTTCCGAGCCTTATTAAAAAAACACAAGAAACCAATCTTAAAACTTTTGATTATAATCTTTCTGATACAGAAACATATTCAGACATTTACCCAAAAAGAGAAGAAGGCATCAATGCTTGGGTGGCCATCTCGCGTGGATGCAATAATTTCTGTACATACTGCATTGTGCCTTACGTTCGAGGTCGTGAACGAAGTCGAGATTTTAGCGGCATCATCAAAGAAGTTAAAAAACTAGCTAAAGAAGGCTATCCGCAAGTCACTCTTTTAGGGCAAAATGTCAATTCCTACAATGATGGAAAAAAAGATTTTCCTGATCTTATTAATGAAATCAGTAAAATTAATGAAATCAAACGCATTCATTTCATGTCACCACACCCAAAAGATTTTCCTGATAAGCTCATAAAAGTTATCTCTGAGAACCCAAAATGCATAAACCATATTCACTTGCCCATGCAAGCCGGCAGCACTCGAATCCTAAAATTAATGAATCGCACATATACAAAGGAAAAATATCTTAAACTTGTTTCAAAAATAAGAAAAGCTTGTCCTGATATTGCTATTACAACGGATATTATTGTCGGATTCCCGACAGAAAACGAAAAAGATTTTAAAGATACTGTTGATGTTGTTAAAAAAGTTCGATTTGACGCAGCATTCATTTTTAAATATTCTCCTCGAACAGGAACGGTTGCGACTAAAAAGTTTCAGGATGATGTCAGTGCTGAGAAAAAAACAGAGCGAATTGTTAAGTTAAATGAAATACAAAAACAAATTTCGTCTGAAAAAAACCAGAAACTCATTGGAACAACCCAAGAAGTCTTAATTGAATATATTGATAAAAACAGGGGAGATGGGCATTTTTGCGGACGAACCAAGACAAACAAAACTGTATCGTTTGAAACAAAAAATTGTGCACCAAAACAATTCGTAAATATTAAAATAAAAAGTGCATCAGCTTTTGGATTAAAGGGAGATTTAGTTAGTTAATGCTACTTTGAGACAAGTTGACACTCTGTAGTGGCTGTGCTAATATTTTGGAGTTACTTTTAGCGAAACCCCGCGTCGCCACAAAGCGGCTCCTTGGGGCAAATTCGCCTCACTTATTTCTTAAGAAAGCAAAAAACGGGTTTATTTAAAATAGGCACTTATTTATGATAAAAAATTTAGGAATCGTCGAAACCAAGCAAATTACCTGTTTTGAGCCGCCAAATCACTTAACACTTAAAAGTGGCTTAACGCTTGGCCCAATTACTATTGCGTACGAAACATACGGCAAGCTAAATAGCGATAAATCAAACGCCATTTTAATTTGCCATGCACTTTCAGGCGATGCACATGCCGCAGGTTTACATAAGAATGATAAGAAGCCAGGCTGGTGGGACAACATGATTGGTCCTGGAAAAGCGTTTGATACTGATAAATATTTCATTATCTGCTCCAATGTTTTAGGTGGCTGCAAGGGAACAACTGGTCCATCTTCGATTAATCCAGATACAAAAAAACCATACGGCTTAAGCTTTCCAGTTGTGACAATCAAAGATATGGTTGTTGTTCAAAAAACTCTTATTGATTATCTTAACATTCAAAAGTTACATGCTGTTGCCGGTGGATCTATGGGAGGAATGCAAGTTCTTAAGTGGTCAATCCTTTACCCAAAAATGATAAACTCAGCGATTGTGATTGCAACAAATACAGGACACACAGCACAACAAATTGCTTTTCACGAAGTTGGTCGACAAGCCATTATGACCGACCCAAATTGGAACAACGGAAATTATTACGATAAAAAACCACCGTCAACAGGCATCGGGCTTGCGCGCATGGTTGGACACATCACATACATGAGCGATGAATCCATGGGCAAGAAATTTGGGCGTCAACTTATTAACAAACAGCGTGTTGGCTTTGATTTCTCACAAGATTTTCAAGTTGAAAGCTATCTAAAATATCGAGGAGATACTTTCGTTCAGAGATTCGATGCAAATTCATATCTCTACATCTCAAAAGCATTAGATTATTTTAATTTATCTGAAGAAAAAAGCTTAGAAGAAGTTTTTCAAAATGTAAAATCTAGCTTTCTAGTAATCACGTTTACATCAGACTGGCTTTATCCAACACACCAGCTTAAATCAATGATTAAAGCGCTTAAAATAAACGACATCGACGTCTCAAGTTGCGAAATCAAAAGCTCCTACGGACACGATTCATTCTTAATTGAGATTGACGGACAATCTGATCTAATCAGAAATTTCTTGAGGAAAACAACAAAATGACATCTCGCTTAGACTACGAAATTATCGCTGAACTAATTAATCCAAATGCACGAGTTCTGGATCTTGGTTGTGGCACAGGCGAGCTTTTGTGCTTACTTAAAAAAAGAAAGAATGTGCATGGCGCCGGCATTGAAATTGACGAACAGGCAATCCACCAAAGCATTGAAAAAGGCTTAACAGTTGTTCATGGAGATGTCGACACAGAACTTTTAGATTATTCATCCAAACGATTTGATTATGTTATTCTCTATGAAAGCTTACAACAAGTTTTACATCCTGAGAAAGTTATTCTAGAGTCTTTACGCGTCGGTAAGAAAGTTATTGTTGGAATTCCAAATTTCTGCCATATCAATGGTCGCTTCCAAGTCTTTTTTAGAGGAAACGTTCCGATCACAAAAGAGCTTCCTGATCAATGGTATGATACGCCAAACTTAAGATTTTTAAGCATTAAAGATTTTCAAAGTTTTTGCAATCGCCATAAAATCAAGATTGAAAAAAAACGTGCTCTTTCGCGAAATCAGGAAATTGTTTTTTGGCCAAATCTTTTTGCACACGTTGGTATTTTTGTTTTATCAAAAAATTAGAATGGCGAAATCCCGCATCGCAAAAAATCGCTCCTGGGATACATTCGGCCATATTGTTTTAAAATTTATTGGAGGCCTCATTATGCCATATGTCAATGTTAAATTAGTTGGCACTATCACTAAAGAACAAAAACAAGAAATTGCAGCGCAATTTACTGAAACTCTTGAAAAAGTTGCTAACAAACCAAAAGATCATACCTATGTTGTTTTTGATGAAGTTAAAGGCGAGAATTGGGCCGTTGGTGATAAGCTTCTTGGTTAACCTCAAATGACTTCAGATAATCAAATTAGAATAGGAATCTTAACAATTTCTGATCGCGTTGCTCAAGGCCAATACGAAGATATCTCTGGCAAAACAATCGAAGAAATTCTGGGAACTTATTTAAAAAATTCTTGGAACTCTTTTAAACGAATTGTCTCGGACGATAAAGAAAAAATAGAAACCGAACTTATTAGATTGAGCGATCAAGAAAACTGCTCTTTAATTATAACAACCGGTGGAACAGGGCCCGGTGAAAGAGATGTAACGCCTGAAGCAGCCGAATCGGTCTGCGACAAAATGTTGCCAGGTTTTGGAGAGCTAATGCGTCGCATTTCTTTAGAATATGTTCCAACAGCAATTCTTTCGCGTCAAACAGCTGGCATTCGAAACAAAGCACTTATTCTCAATTTACCAGGAAATCCAAATGCAATTGCACAATGCCTAGAAGCTGTTTTTCCAGCAATTCCAGACTGTCTGGAAGTTATCGCAAATGTATCGCTTGAATGCGACGAAAAAATTATCAAAGTACATCATTCTAACCATAAAAAATTGGAGTCAAAATGACAGAAACAAATGCAGAATTTGAAAAAATCAACGACATCTTAAATCACACCGTTAGACCGTTTATGCAAAAAGACGGAGGAGACCTAAAGCTTATCGGTCTTGAAGGCAACATTCTCACCATCTCCTATCAAGGAGCTTGTGGGGGATGTCCGCACGCAAAAATGGGAACACTACTGGCTATCGAAACTGCTTTAAAAGAACATTACAATCCAGATATTAAAGTTCAGACAACAGAATAATGCCAACAACGCTTCAAGCGCACCAGAATTATCTTAAATCTCAAAAGCCCTATTGTATTGATTTGCTAAATCGCGGATTGAGAGACGTGCGCATATCCCTAATCGATCAATGCAATTTTTTTTGTCCTCATTGCAAACCAGGCAAACAATCTGAATCATTGCGCCAAAAGCATAGCCAACTTGAATTTAACCAAATCATAAAGTTGGCTAAAATTTTTATTAAGCTTGGTGTAAAAAAAATCAGACTAACTGGAGGTGAGCCATTACTTAGGGATAGGTTACCAGAATTAATTTCAAAGCTTAAAGATATCGGCGTTGCAGATCTGGCACTTACAACAAACGGTTATTTTCTTTCGAACTACATCTATCAACTTAAAAAAAATGGACTTGATCGAATTACTGTTAGTCTAAATGCTCTAGATGAAAATATTTTCAAAAAAATGACTGGCGGACATGGAACGCCAAAAAAAACGCTTCAAGGAATACAAGCTTGTGAAAAAAATGGATTTTTATCTGTCAAAATTAATGTTTTGGTTAAAAAGGGAATTAATGAAAATCAGATTATTCCTATTGCAACACATTTTAGAGAAACAAGGCACATTGTTCGCTTTATCGAATATATGGACGTTGGAACAGAAAACAATTGGTCTGAAAAAGATGTCGTCACGTCTAACAGTATTTTAAAAAAAATTAATAAAATCTTTCCGCTTGTACCTCTAAATCGCAACTATCCAAGCGAGGTTGCAAGTCGATATATTTATAAAGATGGAAAAGGGGAAGTCGGCTTTATATCCTCGATTAGCCAGCCGTTTTGCCAAGACTGTCAGCGGCTAAGACTTTCTTCCGATGGAAAGCTTTATACCTGTTTGTTTGCTGAGAATTCTTTTGATCTTAAAGAACATTTGCACAAAAATGATTCTGAGCTCTCTAAGATTATTCAAAATATTTGGAAGAAACGAGAGGATCAATATTCTGAAATGCGATTTTGCGCTAATAATAATGGTCGCAATAAGATTGAAATGTACAAAATTGGTGGGTAATTACCAAACAAGGCAATTGTCTTGATTCTTTCCATCTTTAAACTGGCCGACAAAGCGAACTTCGCGGTTTAACTCAATATCAAAATTCTTTTTTACAATTTCTTTCATTTGCATAGATAAATCAAAAACATCCTGGGAGCAGCAATTCTTGTTTTTCTTGATAATAATATTGGCATGCTTTTCAAAAACACCGGCTCCACCGACAACCATTTGTCTTGCGCCAGCCTGATCGAGAAGAGCTCCAGAAGCTTTGCGCCTACCACCAACTTCAATATTCTTAAAAAAACTTCCAGCGCATGGAATCTTCTTGTAATCAGGATGCTTTTCTTTACGCTCTTTTAAAATATTCTTTCTCTCATGCAAAAGAGCGTCAGGATCTTCCGGAAGAAGAACAAAAGTAGCTGACAAAATAATATCACCACTTTTCTGAATATTTGAACTTCGATATCCAAAATCCAAAGCATCTTTTTCAACAATGCGCTCCTTGGATGTTAACCCAAGCAATTTGGCATAAAATAAGCAATCGCTGATTTGCTGACCGAATGCTCCAGCATTTCCACTTATCGCGCCGCCAACTGTACCGGGAATTCCACTTGCAAAATTAAGCCCCCTAAGTCCTTGTTGAGCCGCAAAAAGAGCAACGTCATCTAAGCATGCGGCTGCGGATACAGCAAGCTTGCATCCATCAAGGCGAATATCAGGCTCTTTCGAAACAAAACGAACAACAACGCAATCAACCCCAAAATCAGAAACAACAAGATTTGATCCTTCGCCAATAACAAAAAAAGAAATTTCTTTTTCTCGTAAAAATTTAACAACCGCTTCTAACTGCAAAACCGTTGAGCATGTAATAAGACAAGGACAATTTCCTCCAAGCTGAAAAGTTGTATATTGAGAAAGCAAAACATTTTCTTCAATCGCAATACCTCTGATTGTTTTTAACGTAGAAAAATTAGAGTGCAATTCTTACCATACCTGTTTTAATTGTACATTGACAAGCCAGACGATTATTTCGATCCATTCCAAGATCAATTTCTTCTGTCGTTAAATCGCTTAAATTCTCAGCGCCCTCTAAAATCTTTATATGGCAAGACCCGCAAACACCCGTATTGCAATCAAAACGAACACCCGCATCTTCACAAGTGTCAGAGATTGCACTGTTATCAGGAACTTCGTATTCTTTTTGATCAATGATTAGTTTAGCCACAAACAAACTCCCATTTTAAATTTCTAGCGTTGAAAAAGAAATGTCTTTTTCTGGACTTTCCGAAACATGTATTTTAGAAATTGAGCACTCCATTTTAAGCTTATCGATAACATCTAAAACAACACTTTCTGGAACAGAAGCGCCAGAGCTGATGCCGATCTTTTTCTTATTCTTCAGCATCGACAAATTAATTTCATCTGCAGAATCTATCAAATAACTTTCAACGCCACATTTCTCTGCCAATTCTTTTAATCTATTACTATTGGAACTATTTGCCGAACCACAAATAATAATTACATCGCAAACACCGCACAACTCCTTAATAGCATTTTGCCGATTTTGTGTTGCATAACAAACATCGTCAACTTTCGTATCAATTAAACCTGAAAATCGCTCTTTTAATTTTACAATAAGATTCTTTGTGTCGTCTAAAGAAAGCGTTGTTTGGGTCACATAGCCAACTTTCTTAAATGCGTCAATAGAAAGCTGTTCGATCTCATCCTCATTTTTAATAATATGAAGGAAACTTGGGTCGATATAACCCTTTGTTCCAATGACTTCCTGATGATTTTTATGACCAATCAAAACAACATCAATATTATTTCTTGAGAATTCCTTGGCACGATTGTGAACGCTTCTAACAAGAGGGCAGGTCGCATCAAAGAAAACCAAATTCTTTTCTTTCGCAGCTTCGATAACCTGAGGTGAAACACCGTGCGCACTAAAAATAATACGAGCACCATCAGGTACATCTGCTAAATCATCAACAAATTGAATACCCTTTTTTTTAAAATTCTCAACAACTTTTGTATTGTGAACAATCTCATGAAAAACAAAAAGGGGAACACCATACTTTTCGTAAACACGGTTAACAATATCAATTGCGCGGGCAACACCAGCGCAAAAACCCTGCGTATGAGCTAAATATATTTCCATTGCTTTATCGACTGCGTTTCAGTATAATTTTTTTAGATTACTAGCTTTTTAAAATTAAAGACTTTTATATAAAGCTTAATATAACACTTTTACTCATTTTTTAAAATGACTTTTTAGCCTAGAATATGATCAAACGAAGAAAAACACCCTCAGTCAAAATCGGCCGCATCACCATTGGAAGTGCGCATCCGATTGCTATTCAATCCATGACCAACACGCAAACCTCAGATGTTTCGAAAACTGTAGCACAAATAAAACAACTTGTAGACGCTGGAAGCGAAATCGTTCGGCTAACAATTGATAATGAGAGAGCGATGGTTGCTATTCCAGAAATAGTGTCGCAATTACGGAAAAATAGCTACTCTACGCCTATTATTGGCGATTTTCACTACAATGGACATGCTCTTCTTAAAAAATTTCCAAAAAGCGCGAAAGCCTTAGACAAGTATCGAATCAACCCTGGAAATGTCAACAAATCGGCCACTCAAAATGACCCATTCTCAGAAATTATAAAAATTGCAATCAAAAATAAAAAGCCTGTTCGCATAGGGGTTAACAGCGGATCTCTCGATGAGCGAATGCTTGAAAGACTTCATGTGCAAAATAAGAAATCTAAGATTAAAAAAACTTCTCATCAGATTTTATGCAACGCCATGGTGCAAAGCGCAATCCAGAATGCAAAAAAAGCAGAAAAACTCGGTCTACCTAAAAATATGATCATCTTAAGTGTCAAGATGTCAGACGCACAAGATACAATTGCGGCTTATGAGGCATTATCAAAAAAATGTGATTATGCGCTTCATCTCGGCGTAACAGAAGCAGGATCCGAATTGCAAGGAGTTATCACAAGCGCTTGCGCTCTTTCTATTCTTTTGCAAAAAGGAATAGGCGACACCATCCGCATTTCTTTGACTCCAAGAAAGAATATACCGAGAAGCCAAGAGGTCACGTGTTGCCAAACTTTGCTGCAAGCCATGAAATTTCGTTTCTTTTCACCAGCAGTGATCAGTTGTCCTGGATGCGGTCGAACAGAAAATCAATATTTTGAATCCTTAGCAGAATCGATTCGCCAACATATCAAACAAAAGCTTCCAGCCTGGAAGACAAAATTTCCAAAAGTTGTCGAACTTAAAATTGCTATCATGGGATGTGTTGTTAACGGGCCCGGAGAAAGTCAACATGCCGATATCGGAATTAGCCTTCCTGGACGCGGTGAAAAAAAGACAGCCGTTGTTTATGTCGATGGAAAATTATTTCGAAACTTAAGCGGAAAAACCATCAAAACAGAATTTATTCAAATCCTTGAGCAATATATCCAAAACAGATATCGATAAATTTCTTGTTTCCCATTTTTATGAACAGCATCCCGTTGATTGGGATCAAGCGTTTAAAAGAAAAGCACCGCTTTTTGTCGAAATTGGATTTGGCAATGGCGAATACTTAGTCGCCCAAGCACAAAAATATCCCAATCGAAACTTTATCGGCATTGAGATTGAATTTCATCTCATCAAAAAAATTCTTAAGCGTATTAAAAAAACTAAGGTCGAAAATATTCGTTTGTTATGCGTCGATGCCTATGTCGCATTTGACCGACTTTTTAAAAATAAAAGCATTACTTACACGCACTCATTGTTTCCATTTCCTTGGCCAAAAAAACGTCATCACAAAAAACGTTTATTCCATAAAAATTTCTTAAAAATTGTTAATAGCCGACTTAAAAAAGATGGGAAATTCCAAGTCGTCACAGACTTTGAACCCTATTTTGAATGGATTTTAGAACAAGCTAAAAATACTGGATTTAAAATTGAAAAAGATAAAGTTAGGCCGCAATTCAACACCCGCTTTGAACGTCTCTGGTCAAACGAAGGGCAAAATTCATTTTTTTCAATTCTTCTTACAAAAACCAAACATGCTGATATTCCAATTAACAAACAAGCTAAAATAAAACCGTTTTCTGTACCAGCGTTTAATCCAGACCAGATTCCCTACAAAAATAAAAAAAGCAAAAATTTAAGCATTGTATTCAAGCAATTTTCTTTTGATAAAAGCACACTGACTGGGATTCAAAGCATTGTTGTTGCCGAGCCACATCTAACACAATTGTTTAATGTTGTGATTAAAAAGAAGGGCAATCAATGGCAAGTTTCAATTGAAAACAATCCCCAGCTGATTAAAACTGTCGGGATTAAAGAATCTTTGGAGATAATTAAGAAGGGGATTGCAAAAGTTAAAAAGTAACTTTTTGGGAGATTTGTCGTTTTTCAAACAAAACATATTCGCTGTATCCTGCCGCACGAGCAAGATCAAAAGCTTGTTCAAATCCAGATCCAACTTCATTTGGAGCGTGAGAATCAGAACCAAACGTAATCGGCACGCCTGCCTCACAATAAATCTTTAAATTAGGGAGGGAAGGGTAAATTTCTCCAACTGGTTTTCGTAGACCCGAAGAATTAATTTCAATCACGACGCCGGTTTTCTTAAAAACCTCAGCGGTTACGCGAAGGTCATCGGTCAAATCTTCCGTTGGACGATCACCAAATTTTTTAACCAAATCAACGTGCGCCATAATATCAAAAAGTCCTGACTCAGCACTTTGGCGCAAAAGCTGATGATAATCGAGATAAACCTTATTAATATTGTTTGTTTTTAAGCGTTCCTTCTGGGTCGGATTGTCAAAAGCAAAATCTCCGATAAAATGAACAGAACCAATCACATAATCATACGCATATCCATCTAAAATTGCCTTGGTTTTTTCTTCAAAACCAACGACAAAATCCGCCTCAATACCTAGACGTATTTTTATATCTTTATCTTCATATTTCTTCTGAACATCTTCAATCATTCCATGATAACGGGGAAGTTGTTCAAAACTCATCGTAACCGTAGGATCATCATGGCAGACTAAAGGTGCATGGTCGGAAAATCCTATTTCCTTAAGACCAAGACTAAGAGCCTGATCAACATACTCAAAAGGCTCGCCAATAGCATGCCCGCAAAGAATTGTATGATTATGATAATCAATAATTGGTT encodes the following:
- the metW gene encoding methionine biosynthesis protein MetW; translation: MTSRLDYEIIAELINPNARVLDLGCGTGELLCLLKKRKNVHGAGIEIDEQAIHQSIEKGLTVVHGDVDTELLDYSSKRFDYVILYESLQQVLHPEKVILESLRVGKKVIVGIPNFCHINGRFQVFFRGNVPITKELPDQWYDTPNLRFLSIKDFQSFCNRHKIKIEKKRALSRNQEIVFWPNLFAHVGIFVLSKN
- the ispG gene encoding flavodoxin-dependent (E)-4-hydroxy-3-methylbut-2-enyl-diphosphate synthase → MIKRRKTPSVKIGRITIGSAHPIAIQSMTNTQTSDVSKTVAQIKQLVDAGSEIVRLTIDNERAMVAIPEIVSQLRKNSYSTPIIGDFHYNGHALLKKFPKSAKALDKYRINPGNVNKSATQNDPFSEIIKIAIKNKKPVRIGVNSGSLDERMLERLHVQNKKSKIKKTSHQILCNAMVQSAIQNAKKAEKLGLPKNMIILSVKMSDAQDTIAAYEALSKKCDYALHLGVTEAGSELQGVITSACALSILLQKGIGDTIRISLTPRKNIPRSQEVTCCQTLLQAMKFRFFSPAVISCPGCGRTENQYFESLAESIRQHIKQKLPAWKTKFPKVVELKIAIMGCVVNGPGESQHADIGISLPGRGEKKTAVVYVDGKLFRNLSGKTIKTEFIQILEQYIQNRYR
- a CDS encoding 4-oxalocrotonate tautomerase family protein, whose protein sequence is MPYVNVKLVGTITKEQKQEIAAQFTETLEKVANKPKDHTYVVFDEVKGENWAVGDKLLG
- the ispH gene encoding 4-hydroxy-3-methylbut-2-enyl diphosphate reductase, with the protein product MEIYLAHTQGFCAGVARAIDIVNRVYEKYGVPLFVFHEIVHNTKVVENFKKKGIQFVDDLADVPDGARIIFSAHGVSPQVIEAAKEKNLVFFDATCPLVRSVHNRAKEFSRNNIDVVLIGHKNHQEVIGTKGYIDPSFLHIIKNEDEIEQLSIDAFKKVGYVTQTTLSLDDTKNLIVKLKERFSGLIDTKVDDVCYATQNRQNAIKELCGVCDVIIICGSANSSNSNRLKELAEKCGVESYLIDSADEINLSMLKNKKKIGISSGASVPESVVLDVIDKLKMECSISKIHVSESPEKDISFSTLEI
- a CDS encoding NifU family protein, whose protein sequence is MTETNAEFEKINDILNHTVRPFMQKDGGDLKLIGLEGNILTISYQGACGGCPHAKMGTLLAIETALKEHYNPDIKVQTTE
- the trmB gene encoding tRNA (guanosine(46)-N7)-methyltransferase TrmB yields the protein MSNISKTDIDKFLVSHFYEQHPVDWDQAFKRKAPLFVEIGFGNGEYLVAQAQKYPNRNFIGIEIEFHLIKKILKRIKKTKVENIRLLCVDAYVAFDRLFKNKSITYTHSLFPFPWPKKRHHKKRLFHKNFLKIVNSRLKKDGKFQVVTDFEPYFEWILEQAKNTGFKIEKDKVRPQFNTRFERLWSNEGQNSFFSILLTKTKHADIPINKQAKIKPFSVPAFNPDQIPYKNKKSKNLSIVFKQFSFDKSTLTGIQSIVVAEPHLTQLFNVVIKKKGNQWQVSIENNPQLIKTVGIKESLEIIKKGIAKVKK
- a CDS encoding histidinol-phosphatase HisJ family protein, translating into MKPIIDYHNHTILCGHAIGEPFEYVDQALSLGLKEIGFSDHAPLVCHDDPTVTMSFEQLPRYHGMIEDVQKKYEDKDIKIRLGIEADFVVGFEEKTKAILDGYAYDYVIGSVHFIGDFAFDNPTQKERLKTNNINKVYLDYHQLLRQSAESGLFDIMAHVDLVKKFGDRPTEDLTDDLRVTAEVFKKTGVVIEINSSGLRKPVGEIYPSLPNLKIYCEAGVPITFGSDSHAPNEVGSGFEQAFDLARAAGYSEYVLFEKRQISQKVTF
- the miaB gene encoding tRNA (N6-isopentenyl adenosine(37)-C2)-methylthiotransferase MiaB, giving the protein MVENERKDDNTGDSGGKSPKKLRVLLRTFGCQMNEYDSELVRSILLKKDYVFVDSEFEADIIMLNTCSVRENANRKIFGLIHKIRHDLKGKSVLIGVLGCMAADKKEELLAKKNLGVDFIAGPDSYKKLPSLIKKTQETNLKTFDYNLSDTETYSDIYPKREEGINAWVAISRGCNNFCTYCIVPYVRGRERSRDFSGIIKEVKKLAKEGYPQVTLLGQNVNSYNDGKKDFPDLINEISKINEIKRIHFMSPHPKDFPDKLIKVISENPKCINHIHLPMQAGSTRILKLMNRTYTKEKYLKLVSKIRKACPDIAITTDIIVGFPTENEKDFKDTVDVVKKVRFDAAFIFKYSPRTGTVATKKFQDDVSAEKKTERIVKLNEIQKQISSEKNQKLIGTTQEVLIEYIDKNRGDGHFCGRTKTNKTVSFETKNCAPKQFVNIKIKSASAFGLKGDLVS
- a CDS encoding 2Fe-2S iron-sulfur cluster-binding protein, which produces MAKLIIDQKEYEVPDNSAISDTCEDAGVRFDCNTGVCGSCHIKILEGAENLSDLTTEEIDLGMDRNNRLACQCTIKTGMVRIAL
- the mog gene encoding molybdopterin adenylyltransferase, which gives rise to MTSDNQIRIGILTISDRVAQGQYEDISGKTIEEILGTYLKNSWNSFKRIVSDDKEKIETELIRLSDQENCSLIITTGGTGPGERDVTPEAAESVCDKMLPGFGELMRRISLEYVPTAILSRQTAGIRNKALILNLPGNPNAIAQCLEAVFPAIPDCLEVIANVSLECDEKIIKVHHSNHKKLESK
- the murB gene encoding UDP-N-acetylmuramate dehydrogenase, giving the protein MHSNFSTLKTIRGIAIEENVLLSQYTTFQLGGNCPCLITCSTVLQLEAVVKFLREKEISFFVIGEGSNLVVSDFGVDCVVVRFVSKEPDIRLDGCKLAVSAAACLDDVALFAAQQGLRGLNFASGIPGTVGGAISGNAGAFGQQISDCLFYAKLLGLTSKERIVEKDALDFGYRSSNIQKSGDIILSATFVLLPEDPDALLHERKNILKERKEKHPDYKKIPCAGSFFKNIEVGGRRKASGALLDQAGARQMVVGGAGVFEKHANIIIKKNKNCCSQDVFDLSMQMKEIVKKNFDIELNREVRFVGQFKDGKNQDNCLVW
- the moaA gene encoding GTP 3',8-cyclase MoaA — encoded protein: MPTTLQAHQNYLKSQKPYCIDLLNRGLRDVRISLIDQCNFFCPHCKPGKQSESLRQKHSQLEFNQIIKLAKIFIKLGVKKIRLTGGEPLLRDRLPELISKLKDIGVADLALTTNGYFLSNYIYQLKKNGLDRITVSLNALDENIFKKMTGGHGTPKKTLQGIQACEKNGFLSVKINVLVKKGINENQIIPIATHFRETRHIVRFIEYMDVGTENNWSEKDVVTSNSILKKINKIFPLVPLNRNYPSEVASRYIYKDGKGEVGFISSISQPFCQDCQRLRLSSDGKLYTCLFAENSFDLKEHLHKNDSELSKIIQNIWKKREDQYSEMRFCANNNGRNKIEMYKIGG